One stretch of Dokdonia sp. Hel_I_53 DNA includes these proteins:
- the yidC gene encoding membrane protein insertase YidC, translating into MKKNFDTNSLIGMLLMGGILIWIIYFNKPTEAEIEAQEKFKTEQQVQEQEVVTDVNTVEATPVVVTDSVDNAALRNRLGAFAYSGSLPSAKDGATTTISNDLMDITVSNKGGYITEIKLLNQTTYDAQPVYLIKDGNSVFNVSFSTTDNRNLNTKDLYFEPTVTQNGENKVLSMKLKVSGSAYLEYRYELKKDDNMLDFGLRSQNLSTTFNSSNPMRLQWNFKGMRHARSQSYENRYTRLTYEYEGDKTDKLSPSGDDDEIEEDVSWMNYRQHFFSSMLLTDTPFKEARLSSTDIFKDADDRDENTIYTKEYKSDLLLETKNGELDYAMNMYYGPTDYQIFNNYDRGLDEAMPLGWGIFGFLNKYLIIPFFGFLSGFLPAGIAIIVMTIVIKLLLSPVQYKQYTSQAKMKILKPEIAEISAKYKDNAMKKQQETMALYSKAGASPAAGCLPALLQIPVFYALFTFFPSAFDLRGKSFLWADDLSSYDAIATLPFEIPFYGDHVSLFPILAAVTIFFSMRLTTGNQQMQQPTQEGMPDMSKMMKYMMYFSPLLMLVFFNQYASGLSLYYFISNLLTIGIILVIKNFIIDEEKIKAKIETKKAKPKKKGRFATKMAEMMEQAEKQQKARGK; encoded by the coding sequence ATGAAAAAGAACTTTGACACAAACTCATTAATCGGGATGCTTCTTATGGGAGGTATTCTTATATGGATTATTTATTTCAATAAGCCTACTGAGGCCGAAATTGAGGCTCAAGAAAAATTTAAAACTGAGCAACAAGTACAAGAGCAAGAAGTTGTAACTGATGTTAATACTGTTGAAGCTACTCCAGTAGTTGTCACAGACTCTGTTGATAATGCTGCTTTACGTAATCGCTTAGGTGCATTTGCATACTCTGGATCATTACCTAGTGCTAAAGATGGTGCCACGACTACGATAAGTAATGATCTCATGGATATTACTGTAAGTAATAAAGGAGGGTATATAACGGAGATTAAGTTGCTCAATCAAACTACTTATGATGCACAACCTGTCTATCTTATTAAAGATGGTAATAGTGTTTTTAATGTTAGTTTTAGTACAACAGATAATCGTAATCTCAATACAAAAGACCTCTATTTTGAACCTACTGTAACTCAAAATGGTGAGAATAAAGTGCTTTCTATGAAGCTTAAAGTTTCTGGATCTGCCTATTTAGAATATAGATATGAGCTAAAAAAGGATGACAATATGTTAGATTTTGGACTGCGTTCTCAAAATCTTTCAACCACATTCAATTCCTCAAATCCTATGCGTTTGCAATGGAATTTCAAAGGAATGCGACATGCTCGTAGTCAATCTTATGAGAATAGATATACTCGCCTTACTTATGAATATGAGGGTGATAAGACAGATAAACTATCTCCCTCTGGAGATGATGATGAAATAGAGGAAGATGTAAGCTGGATGAACTATCGCCAGCACTTTTTTAGCTCGATGTTGCTTACGGATACTCCATTTAAAGAAGCAAGACTATCTTCTACAGATATTTTTAAGGATGCAGATGATCGAGACGAGAACACTATTTATACTAAAGAGTATAAATCAGATCTTTTACTAGAGACTAAAAATGGGGAGCTGGACTATGCGATGAATATGTATTATGGTCCTACAGATTATCAAATATTCAACAATTATGATCGAGGTCTTGATGAGGCTATGCCATTAGGTTGGGGAATTTTTGGATTCTTAAACAAATATTTGATTATACCATTTTTTGGGTTCTTAAGCGGTTTCTTACCTGCTGGAATTGCAATAATCGTAATGACTATTGTGATAAAATTATTATTATCTCCAGTACAGTACAAGCAATATACGTCTCAGGCTAAAATGAAAATCCTTAAACCAGAAATCGCAGAAATTTCTGCAAAGTATAAGGATAATGCTATGAAAAAGCAGCAAGAGACTATGGCTTTATACAGTAAGGCTGGTGCAAGTCCTGCAGCTGGTTGTTTGCCAGCACTATTACAAATACCTGTCTTCTATGCGCTATTTACCTTCTTTCCATCTGCTTTTGACTTAAGAGGAAAGAGCTTTTTATGGGCAGATGATTTATCTAGTTATGATGCTATAGCTACATTGCCTTTTGAAATTCCATTTTACGGAGATCACGTAAGTTTATTTCCCATACTCGCAGCGGTGACTATTTTCTTTTCAATGCGATTAACTACTGGAAATCAACAAATGCAACAGCCTACCCAAGAAGGTATGCCAGACATGAGTAAAATGATGAAGTACATGATGTACTTCTCACCATTATTAATGCTTGTATTCTTTAACCAATATGCTTCAGGATTAAGTTTATACTATTTTATATCTAACCTGCTTACTATAGGTATCATTCTAGTGATAAAGAATTTCATTATAGATGAAGAAAAGATAAAAGCTAAGATTGAAACTAAAAAAGCTAAGCCAAAGAAGAAAGGTCGTTTTGCCACAAAAATGGCAGAGATGATGGAGCAGGCTGAAAAACAACAAAAGGCTAGAGGAAAATAG
- a CDS encoding CTP synthase gives MASTKYIFVTGGVSSSLGKGIIAASLAKLLQARGYRVTIQKLDPYINIDPGTLNPYEHGECYVTDDGAETDLDLGHYERFLNVATSQANNVTTGRIYQSVIDKERRGEFLGKTVQVIPHITNEIKERIQILGNSGDYDIVITEIGGTVGDIESLPYIESIRQLKWELGKQNSLVIHLTLVPYLAAAGELKTKPTQHSVKTLMESGIQADILVCRTEHELSYELRAKLARFCNVEQEAVIQSIDASTIYDVPNLMLEEGLDGITLSKLNLPNTSSPDLSQWNEFVSRHKNPKSEVTIGLIGKYVELQDSYKSILEAFIHAGAENEVKVNIESIHSEHITPDVIKNKIAKLDGVLVAPGFGERGIEGKIKAVQYAREHKIPFLGICLGMQMAVIEYSRNVCNLSKANSVEMEPNTPHPVINLMEEQKSVIDMGGTMRLGAWECKLEADSIVRDVYKNDLILERHRHRYEFNEAYREQLEEAGMLITGTNPDTGLVEIIELPDHPWFVGVQYHPEYKSTVSEPHPLFVAFVRAAVSYVQDRSNATMT, from the coding sequence ATGGCATCTACAAAATACATCTTCGTAACGGGCGGAGTTTCATCTTCACTAGGAAAAGGTATTATCGCAGCCTCACTAGCAAAATTGTTACAAGCTAGAGGATATCGTGTGACTATACAAAAACTTGATCCTTATATAAATATCGATCCAGGTACATTAAATCCTTACGAGCATGGAGAGTGTTACGTTACAGATGATGGTGCAGAGACAGATCTTGATTTGGGTCATTATGAGCGTTTTCTCAATGTAGCAACTTCACAAGCAAATAATGTTACAACAGGACGCATTTATCAAAGTGTAATTGATAAAGAGCGTAGGGGTGAATTTTTGGGTAAAACAGTACAGGTTATACCACACATCACTAATGAAATAAAAGAAAGAATCCAAATTTTAGGGAATAGCGGTGATTATGATATCGTTATAACAGAAATAGGTGGTACTGTAGGAGATATAGAATCTCTGCCATATATAGAGAGTATACGACAGCTCAAATGGGAGTTGGGGAAACAAAACTCACTGGTTATCCATCTTACGCTAGTACCATATTTAGCCGCAGCAGGAGAGTTAAAAACAAAACCTACCCAACACTCTGTAAAGACCTTAATGGAAAGTGGTATTCAAGCAGATATACTTGTATGCCGTACAGAACATGAGTTGAGTTATGAGTTAAGAGCAAAACTAGCTAGATTTTGTAATGTAGAGCAAGAGGCGGTCATTCAAAGCATTGATGCGAGTACAATTTATGATGTCCCGAATTTAATGTTAGAAGAAGGTTTAGATGGCATTACACTCTCAAAATTAAATCTACCCAATACATCTTCACCAGATCTATCTCAATGGAATGAGTTTGTTTCAAGACATAAAAATCCTAAGAGTGAAGTCACTATTGGCCTTATAGGTAAGTATGTAGAATTACAAGATTCGTACAAGTCAATTTTAGAAGCCTTTATTCATGCAGGGGCAGAAAATGAAGTAAAGGTTAATATAGAAAGCATACATAGTGAGCACATCACACCAGATGTGATTAAAAATAAAATTGCAAAACTTGACGGTGTTCTTGTTGCTCCAGGTTTTGGAGAGAGAGGCATTGAAGGTAAAATAAAAGCAGTACAGTATGCTCGTGAGCATAAAATTCCGTTTTTAGGAATATGTTTAGGGATGCAAATGGCCGTTATTGAATACAGTCGTAATGTATGTAACCTTAGTAAAGCAAATTCTGTAGAGATGGAACCTAACACCCCGCATCCTGTAATTAACTTGATGGAAGAGCAAAAGAGTGTGATTGATATGGGTGGCACAATGCGTCTAGGTGCTTGGGAATGTAAGCTTGAGGCAGATAGTATTGTACGTGATGTATATAAAAATGATCTTATTTTAGAAAGACATAGACATAGATATGAATTTAATGAGGCTTACCGTGAGCAACTTGAAGAAGCAGGCATGTTGATAACAGGTACAAATCCAGATACAGGTCTAGTTGAAATTATTGAACTTCCAGATCATCCATGGTTTGTAGGTGTACAGTATCACCCAGAATACAAGAGCACGGTATCAGAACCACATCCTTTGTTTGTAGCCTTTGTAAGGGCAGCGGTAAGTTATGTTCAAGATCGCTCAAATGCCACAATGACATAA
- a CDS encoding family 16 glycosylhydrolase, whose product MMMHIKLTRPLYLLVTILLIGSCDQKPDDTYGEVVIVDDVNDTDDNGNADETPDVSSFTGYNQPVEDVNGWELIFEDEFTANLDNWTIWTGGAYNNELQHYQPDNLILKEGVLFIREQRESVTGATTNVDSTQKNFNFTSGRIESNQNFSAGNTSNATKLRFSARILLPEGEGLWPAFWSYGDPWPTQGEFDILEFRGNNTTSYVTNFFYGTTAGVPSTDAGQTSFNVNLTSNITQNWHVFELIWSENTLEILFDNEVVHSFTEANWNVINDMYTKSQRLVLNMAVGGDFFQPNVDPTSIPNEAFTAIDWVRVYKQ is encoded by the coding sequence ATGATGATGCATATTAAATTAACACGCCCCTTATATTTACTTGTTACCATACTACTAATTGGATCCTGTGATCAAAAACCAGATGATACTTATGGAGAGGTAGTAATTGTGGATGATGTCAATGATACAGACGATAATGGCAACGCAGATGAAACTCCTGATGTCTCAAGTTTTACAGGTTATAATCAGCCTGTAGAAGATGTTAATGGATGGGAGTTAATTTTTGAGGATGAGTTTACTGCAAATCTTGATAATTGGACAATTTGGACTGGAGGTGCTTATAATAATGAGCTGCAACATTATCAGCCAGATAATCTGATTCTCAAAGAGGGAGTTTTGTTTATAAGAGAACAACGAGAATCCGTAACCGGAGCCACTACAAACGTTGACAGTACTCAGAAAAATTTTAATTTCACGAGTGGACGTATAGAATCAAATCAAAATTTTAGTGCTGGCAATACTTCTAATGCAACTAAATTGAGGTTTTCTGCTCGTATACTGCTACCAGAAGGTGAAGGATTATGGCCAGCATTTTGGTCATACGGAGATCCTTGGCCTACTCAAGGAGAATTCGACATATTAGAATTTAGAGGGAATAATACAACCTCATATGTGACAAACTTTTTCTACGGTACAACAGCTGGTGTTCCAAGTACAGATGCTGGTCAAACCTCATTTAATGTAAACCTTACTAGTAATATCACACAAAATTGGCATGTGTTTGAACTTATTTGGTCTGAAAATACATTAGAAATATTGTTTGATAATGAAGTTGTTCACAGCTTTACAGAAGCAAATTGGAATGTGATCAATGACATGTATACAAAATCACAAAGACTAGTACTAAACATGGCAGTAGGCGGAGATTTTTTTCAGCCTAATGTTGACCCTACAAGTATTCCTAATGAAGCGTTTACAGCTATTGATTGGGTACGTGTTTATAAACAATAA
- the guaB gene encoding IMP dehydrogenase produces MTAHENKILGEGLTYDDVLLVPAFSEVLPREVSIKSKFTRNITLNVPIVSAAMDTVTESRMAIAIAQEGGIGVLHKNMTIEQQAMKVRKVKRAESGMIIDPVTLPLNSLVLDAKAAMKEHSIGGIPIVDDEGKLLGIITNRDLRFERNNERPVSEVMTSENLVTAAEGTSLQQAEDILQNHKIEKLPVVKDDNTLVGLITFRDITKLTLKPISNKDQYGRLRVAAAIGVTGDAVERAGALVNAGVDAIVIDTAHGHTKGVVSVLKAVKEKYPNLDCVVGNIATGAAAKYLVEAGADAVKVGIGPGSICTTRVVAGVGFPQFSAVLECAAAIKGSGVPVIADGGIRYTGDIPKAIAAGADCVMLGSLLAGTQESPGETIIYEGRKFKSYRGMGSVEAMKQGSKDRYFQDVEDDIKKLVPEGIVGRVPYKGELNESIHQFVGGLRAGMGYCGAGTVNELKENGRFVKITASGINESHPHDVTITKESPNYSR; encoded by the coding sequence ATGACTGCACACGAAAACAAAATTCTAGGAGAAGGCCTTACATACGACGACGTATTATTAGTTCCAGCCTTTTCAGAAGTACTTCCTAGGGAAGTAAGTATCAAATCTAAATTTACTAGAAATATAACGCTCAATGTTCCTATTGTTTCAGCAGCTATGGATACTGTGACAGAAAGCCGTATGGCTATTGCAATTGCTCAAGAAGGAGGAATTGGTGTTTTGCATAAAAACATGACCATAGAGCAACAAGCCATGAAAGTTAGAAAAGTTAAGCGTGCAGAAAGTGGGATGATTATAGATCCCGTAACACTTCCGCTTAACTCACTGGTTCTAGATGCAAAAGCTGCTATGAAAGAGCACAGTATTGGAGGTATTCCTATAGTAGATGATGAGGGTAAATTATTGGGTATAATCACAAATAGAGATTTGCGTTTTGAGCGTAATAACGAACGTCCCGTAAGTGAGGTAATGACTTCAGAGAACCTAGTTACAGCCGCCGAAGGTACCTCTTTACAACAAGCTGAGGATATCCTACAAAATCATAAGATCGAAAAGTTACCCGTAGTAAAAGATGATAATACCTTAGTAGGGCTTATAACCTTTAGAGATATTACAAAACTTACACTTAAGCCTATATCTAATAAAGATCAATACGGTCGTTTGAGAGTAGCAGCAGCGATAGGTGTTACAGGAGATGCTGTAGAACGTGCAGGAGCCTTAGTAAACGCAGGAGTAGATGCCATTGTGATTGATACAGCCCACGGTCATACTAAAGGAGTGGTTTCGGTACTTAAAGCAGTAAAAGAGAAATATCCAAATTTAGACTGTGTAGTAGGAAATATTGCCACAGGAGCGGCCGCAAAATATCTAGTGGAAGCTGGTGCAGATGCTGTAAAAGTTGGTATAGGTCCAGGTTCAATTTGTACCACAAGAGTGGTTGCTGGTGTTGGATTCCCACAATTTTCGGCAGTTTTAGAATGTGCAGCAGCTATTAAAGGCTCAGGAGTGCCAGTTATTGCAGATGGAGGTATACGTTATACTGGGGATATCCCTAAAGCGATTGCCGCTGGAGCAGATTGTGTGATGCTGGGTTCATTGCTAGCTGGTACGCAAGAGTCTCCAGGTGAAACAATTATTTATGAAGGACGTAAGTTCAAGTCATATAGAGGAATGGGGTCTGTAGAAGCAATGAAGCAAGGGTCTAAAGATCGTTATTTCCAAGATGTAGAAGATGATATTAAGAAATTAGTTCCAGAAGGAATTGTAGGTCGTGTTCCATATAAAGGGGAACTTAACGAAAGCATCCACCAGTTTGTAGGAGGGTTAAGAGCAGGTATGGGTTACTGCGGCGCAGGAACTGTAAATGAACTTAAAGAAAACGGTCGCTTTGTAAAAATTACAGCGAGTGGTATCAATGAAAGTCATCCACATGATGTAACAATCACTAAAGAATCTCCTAATTATAGTAGATAA